A part of Ziziphus jujuba cultivar Dongzao chromosome 8, ASM3175591v1 genomic DNA contains:
- the LOC107414942 gene encoding uncharacterized protein LOC107414942 — protein MHQFNPKPISSYLLLFTLFALFVLSSFPTVRSEYQSSVLRFPSDDVDDNEDVCGVFSTSDPPSSCPVKCFRPDPVCGVDGVTYWCGCADARCANTKVAKLSFCEVGNGGSAPLSAQALLLVHIVWLIVLGFSVLFGVF, from the coding sequence ATGCACCAATTCAACCCTAAACCCATAAGTTCTTACCTTCTCCTCTTCACCCTCTTCGCCCTCTTCGTCCTCTCCTCCTTCCCCACCGTCCGATCCGAGTACCAATCCTCCGTCCTTCGGTTTCCCTCTGATGACGTCGACGATAATGAGGATGTCTGTGGCGTCTTCTCGACGTCGGATCCCCCTTCTTCTTGCCCCGTGAAATGCTTCCGACCCGACCCGGTTTGCGGCGTCGATGGCGTCACCTACTGGTGTGGGTGCGCGGACGCGCGGTGTGCGAACACCAAAGTTGCCAAATTGAGTTTCTGTGAGGTAGGTAATGGCGGTTCTGCCCCTCTCTCTGCTCAGGCTCTCCTTTTGGTGCACATTGTCTGGCTCATCGTCCTCGGATTTTCCGTCTTGTTCGGCGTTTtctga